The following are encoded together in the Clostridia bacterium genome:
- a CDS encoding helix-turn-helix transcriptional regulator, whose product MAIGERIRFFRNMKGITQKYLGMVVGFPERSADVRMAQYETGSRTPKADLTKTLADFFDISPDALTVPDIDTDIGLMHTLFALEDIRGLTIGEIDGEVCLRLDKSKGKTY is encoded by the coding sequence ATGGCGATTGGTGAACGTATTCGTTTCTTCCGCAACATGAAGGGCATCACACAGAAGTATCTTGGCATGGTGGTGGGTTTCCCGGAACGCTCCGCCGATGTGCGTATGGCACAGTATGAAACCGGGAGCCGCACCCCCAAGGCCGACCTGACAAAGACCCTGGCTGACTTCTTTGATATTTCCCCTGATGCCCTGACCGTCCCTGACATAGATACCGACATCGGCCTGATGCACACCCTCTTTGCTTTGGAGGATATTCGGGGGCTGACTATTGGGGAGATTGACGGCGAGGTTTGTCTGCGTCTGGACAAATCCAAAGGCAAGACCTAT